In Lodderomyces elongisporus chromosome 2, complete sequence, the following proteins share a genomic window:
- the RRP46 gene encoding exosome non-catalytic core subunit rrp46, whose protein sequence is MTFEVNTSILPNADGSAELVYTNNGTKVLCSVSGPIEPKPRQELPQQASLEIIVRPARGLSTTREKLIEDKLRSLLQNIIIRYKYPRQLISIVVQFLVVDEDPVYLTNELSAAINCCFFALVDADVALYWSFASVAVCIKGDGSGDGEQLIKSPTGKEIAQSDSFHVVCFGIENGKVEKLLLLESAGDFTESQLFDMLGQTVGDVESLHQLQRKAITKKVEGDYIWRGPIEQES, encoded by the coding sequence ATGACATTTGAAGTAAATACATCTATATTACCGAACGCAGACGGCTCGGCAGAACTTGTATACACCAATAACGGCACAAAAGTTCTCTGTTCCGTTTCCGGTCCTATTGAACCCAAACCACGTCAAGAACTTCCACAACAAGCGAGTCTTGAAATAATCGTGCGACCTGCTCGTGGTCTTTCTACCACAAGGGAAAAGTTGATTGAAGATAAATTACGTTCGCTTTTACAAAACATTATAATCAGATACAAGTATCCGCGACAATTGATCCTGATTGTTGTGCAATTCTTGGTGGTTGATGAGGATCCAGTATACTTGACGAACGAGTTGAGTGCTGCTATCAACTGCTGTTTCTTTGCATTGGTAGATGCCGATGTTGCCTTATACTGGAGTTTTGCTAGTGTTGCCGTATGTATCAAGGGAGATGGTTCAGGAGATGGTGAACAATTAATCAAGAGTCCCACAGGGAAAGAAATTGCGCAAAGTGATTCTTTCCATGTAGTGTGTTTTGGAATCGAGAATGGCAAGGTGGAgaaattgttattgttggaGAGTGCAGGTGACTTTACCGAACTGCAGTTGTTTGATATGTTGGGCCAGACCGTGGGGGATGTGGAAAGTTTACATCAATTGCAAAGGAAAGCTATTACAAAGAAAGTTGAAGGTGATTATATATGGAGAGGTCCCATTGAACAAGAAAGCTGA
- the GRP2_3 gene encoding Glycine-rich RNA-binding protein 2, mitochondrial yields MSTTVFVSGATGFIAQHIVKQLLEDNYKVIGSVRSSEKGEHLKSLLANAGLKAENFSYEIVKDIAAKGAFDEALKAHPEVTVFLHTASPFHFNVQDVEKELLKPAEEGTTNALNAIKEYGKNVERVVVTSSYAAITGFADLATPGKTVDESSWNPITKEQSLRDPFNGYIGSKKLAEQIVWKYVETNKPKWGVSVVNPTYVLGPQTFEVKDKSALNTSNELINGILKAGKDHSQPQQVTGYFIDVRDVAKAHIVAFQKEDAIGQRLLLAAGPVTTEKILNIIKKDFSQIELPTLNESEKPDWDKIESIINNDKTKKILGFKFIDLEKSVDDTVSQIVN; encoded by the coding sequence atgtcCACAACTGTATTTGTTTCAGGAGCTACTGGATTCATTGCTCAACACATTGTAAAGCAATTGCTTGAAGATAATTACAAGGTTATCGGTTCAGTGAGAAGCTCTGAGAAAGGTGAACATCTCAAGTCATTACTTGCCAATGCTGGATTGAAGGCTGAGAATTTTTCATACGAAATCGTTAAAGATATTGCTGCTAAAGGTGCTTTTGATGAAGCTTTGAAGGCGCATCCAGAGGTTACTGTCTTTTTGCACACTGCTTCACCATTCCATTTTAATGTCCAAGATGTTGAGAAAGAATTGTTGAAGCCAGCAGAAGAAGGTACCACCAACGCTCTAAATGCCATCAAAGAATACGGTAAGAATGTTGAAAGAGTTGTTGTTACTTCTTCGTATGCAGCTATTACTGGTTTTGCAGATTTGGCAACTCCTGGTAAAACTGTTGACGAAAGTTCATGGAACCCAATCACTAAAGAACAATCGTTGAGAGACCCTTTCAATGGATATATCGGTTCCAAAAAACTCGCAGAGCAGATTGTTTGGAAGTATGTTGAAACTAATAAACCTAAATGGGGTGTCTCTGTGGTCAACCCAACCTATGTGTTGGGCCCACAAACATTTGAGGTCAAGGACAAGTCAGCATTAAACACCTCCAATGAACTTATCAATGGTATTTTGAAAGCGGGAAAAGATCATTCGCAGCCACAACAAGTTACAGGATACTTTATTGATGTCAGAGATGTTGCTAAAGCTCACATTGTTGCATTCCAAAAAGAAGACGCTATAGGCCAAAGACTTTTATTGGCAGCAGGCCCAGTCACAACTGAAAAGATCTTAAATATTATTAAGAAGGACTTTAGCCAAATCGAATTGCCTACATTGAATGAATCGGAAAAGCCAGACTGGGATAAGATTGAAAGTATTATCAACAATGACAAGACCAAGAAGATTTTGGGCTTCAAATTCATTGACTTGGAAAAATCTGTTGACGACACTGTTTCCCAAATCGTGAACTAG
- the SYM1_3 gene encoding Protein required for ethanol metabolism, whose amino-acid sequence MPTIFHRYNDLLKRHPFPTNMVTTGLFFGMGDIIAQTLFPHKSLETEVVDEANGITREIEVVATYNPDRTLRAMIYGSIFFAPISVMWHGKTLPKIKNPFVNQTKRQTWQNQPKFHKRLHFYDSVFRLGIDQLIFPALVWIPLYNTVMVMLARHDDPFTVVKNKLENNWWNVLRANWTVWPGFQLFNLYFIPVHLRIVCANVWATGWNAFLSFVHNAKGHGKGSGKRLEELVDIEDEDQEFFMIYD is encoded by the coding sequence ATGCCCACTATATTTCACAGATACAATGATTTACTAAAACGACACCCGTTCCCCACCAACATGGTGACCACAGGTTTATTCTTTGGTATGGGAGATATTATAGCACAAACTTTGTTTCCTCATAAAAGTCTAGAAACagaagttgttgatgaagcaAATGGCATTACTCGTGAAATAGAAGTAGTAGCCACATATAATCCAGACAGGACATTGCGGGCCATGATTTATggttctattttttttgcaccAATTAGCGTAATGTGGCATGGAAAAACATTGCCCAAAATTAAGAATCCATTTGTTAACCAAACAAAGAGACAAACATGGCAAAATCAGCCAAAATTCCACAAGAGACTCCATTTCTATGATTCTGTGTTTAGACTAGGCATTGATCAGTTGATATTCCCCGCATTAGTTTGGATTCCACTTTACAATACTGTAATGGTTATGTTGGCTAGGCACGATGATCCATTCACTGTGGTGAAGAACAAGTTGGAGAATAACTGGTGGAATGTTTTGCGTGCCAACTGGACCGTATGGCCAGgatttcaattgtttaaCTTGTATTTTATTCCCGTGCATCTTAGAATCGTGTGTGCTAATGTGTGGGCAACTGGTTGGAATGCATTTCTAAGTTTTGTCCATAATGCAAAGGGGCATGGAAAGGGAAGTGGGAAAAGATTGGAGGAGTTGGTGGATATTGAAGACGAAGACCAGGAATTCTTTATGATCTATGACTAG
- the GRP2_1 gene encoding Glycine-rich RNA-binding protein 2, mitochondrial, protein MSTTVFVSGATGFIAQHIVKQLLEDNYKVIGSVRSSEKGEHLKSLLANAGLKAENFSYEIVKDIAAKGAFDEALKAHPEVTVFLHTASPFHFNVQDVEKELLKPAEEGTTNALNAIKEYGKNVERVVVTSSYAAITGFADLATPGKTVDESSWNPITKEQSLRDAFNGYVGSKKLAEQIVWKYVETNKPKWGVSVINPVYVFGPQAFEVKDKSALNTSNEVINGILKAGQDNSQPMQVAGYFIDVRDVAKAHIVAFQKEDAKGERLLLSAGSFISKDIYNIIEQDFSQVKLPTLDESKKVDFDKTESIINNDKTKKILGFKFIDLKKSIDDTVSQILN, encoded by the coding sequence atgtcCACAACTGTATTTGTTTCAGGAGCTACTGGATTCATTGCTCAACACATTGTAAAGCAATTGCTTGAAGATAATTACAAGGTTATCGGTTCAGTGAGAAGCTCTGAGAAAGGTGAACATCTCAAGTCATTACTTGCCAATGCTGGATTGAAGGCTGAGAATTTTTCATACGAAATCGTTAAAGATATTGCTGCTAAAGGTGCTTTTGATGAAGCTTTGAAGGCGCATCCAGAGGTTACTGTCTTTTTGCACACTGCTTCACCATTCCATTTTAATGTCCAAGATGTTGAGAAAGAATTGTTGAAGCCAGCAGAAGAAGGTACCACCAACGCTCTCAATGCCATCAAAGAATACGGTAAGAATGTTGAAAGAGTTGTTGTTACTTCTTCGTATGCAGCTATTACTGGTTTTGCAGATTTGGCAACTCCTGGTAAAACTGTTGACGAAAGTTCATGGAACCCAATCACTAAAGAACAATCATTAAGAGACGCGTTTAACGGTTACGTTGGTTCCAAAAAACTCGCAGAGCAAATTGTTTGGAAGTATGTTGAAACTAATAAACCCAAATGGGGCGTCTCTGTGATTAATCCAGTGTACGTCTTTGGACCACAAGCATTTGAGGTCAAGGACAAGTCAGCATTAAACACCTCCAATGAAGTTATCAATGGTATTTTGAAAGCGGGCCAGGACAACTCACAACCAATGCAAGTAGCTGGTTACTTTATTGATGTCAGAGATGTTGCTAAAGCCCACATTGTTGCATTCCAAAAGGAAGATGCTAAAGGTGAAAGACTCTTGTTGTCAGCTGGTTCTTTCATTTCTAAAGATATTTACAACATTATTGAACAGGATTTCAGTCAAGTGAAATTGCCAACCTTGGATGAATCTAAAAAGgttgattttgataaaaCCGAGAGTATCATAAATAATGACAAGACCAAGAAGATTTTGGGCTTCAAATTCattgatttgaaaaagagtatTGATGATACTGTTTCGCAAAttttaaattaa
- the PRP31 gene encoding U4/U6-U5 snRNP complex subunit prp31 (BUSCO:EOG09264B2X): MTDYEKELLADLESSDDEETVGPFIVDQPGKKEQEQEEEEEEEEEEEKVKQKVDDTDQIGNDQNTFQEKLTNLITSSSTTSPFQTILQQPDIESVQDFKSLSKIYPLIEELKSKLNQYSNDEENDFMQLLAEINKEDNFQSDEYKFIVTINELTEFINNEIFAFVILLKMQYKLVFPELESIIINNIDYVQIVMMIKQDLAGIQKYEQDLRNLVTNDKVLVVIMSALQQSKDHFQLSDADMHKVLLCGELVLELNSLLESLSNFISHKLVKFAPNVAAIIGPITTSQLLIATGSLRQLAVTPSCNIASLGVRDLSSNTRVASRNIRQTGYIYHSDIVKYLPPEIQRSAMRIISGKIILAARIDLSKSTPDGSLGSKLRREIEEKIDKLLTPPEQTPDKALPAPIEIKSKKRGGRRLRKMKERFQMSELRKAQNKMEFGKQEETVTDDYGEEIGLGMSRSGGGLGMGRIGQIQVNKNTDARMSKAMVERLQKQKQKQQEQDARKSIMDEDFDSIILGRADREEQEEEQEEAHESSNGKFTAATVSPTASGTKKESRWFTGSLKRKNEDNHVVGNESLDGNNKRHKLI; the protein is encoded by the coding sequence ATGACTGATtacgaaaaagaattattaGCGGACCTTGAGAGCAGCGACGATGAAGAAACGGTAGGCCCATTTATTGTTGACCAACCGGGtaagaaagaacaagaacaagaagaagaagaagaagaagaagaggaagaagagaaagtaaaacaaaaggtGGATGATACTGATCAAATAGGGAATGATCAAAATACTTTTCAGGAAAAGTTGACGAATTTGATCACGTCGTCTTCTACAACAAGTCCCTTTCAAACAATACTACAGCAACCTGACATTGAGTCTGTACAGGACTTTAAAAGTCTATCCAAAATTTACCCGTTGATTGAAGAGTTGAAAAGCAAATTGAATCAGTATTCAAATGACGAAGAAAATGACTTTATGCAATTACTAGCCGAAATTAATAAGGAGGACAACTTCCAGTCTGACGAGTACAAGTTTATTGTCACCATAAATGAATTAACAGAATTCATTAATAACGAGATATTTGCATTTGTGATACTTCTCAAAATGCAGTACAAGTTGGTGTTTCCAGAATTGGAATCGataatcatcaataatatTGACTATGTGCAGAttgtgatgatgataaaacAGGACTTGGCCGGTATACAAAAGTACGAGCAAGATTTGAGAAATCTAGTCACAAATGATAAAGTTTTAGTGGTGATTATGTCTGCTTTACAACAATCCAAGGATCATTTTCAACTATCTGATGCAGATATGCATAAAGTTCTTTTGTGTGGAGAATTGGTGCTTGAGCTAAACAGTTTGCTCGAGCTGCTATCGAATTTCATTTCACACAAACTCGTCAAGTTTGCCCCCAATGTTGCAGCAATAATCGGCCCTATAACCACATCGCAGTTGCTAATTGCTACGGGGTCTCTTCGACAATTGGCTGTGACGCCATCCTGCAACATTGCATCATTGGGAGTACGAGACTTGTCGTCTAATACTAGAGTAGCATCAAGAAACATTCGCCAAACTGGGTATATCTATCATAGTGATATTGTAAAGTACCTTCCACCTGAAATCCAGAGATCGGCAATGAGAATCATTAGCGGAAAGATCATTTTGGCTGCCCGTATAGACTTGTCGAAATCTACTCCTGATGGTAGCTTGGGTTCCAAGTTgagaagagaaattgaGGAAAAAATCGATAAATTACTAACGCCGCCTGAACAAACTCCCGATAAGGCGTTGCCAGCGCCCATTGAGATCAAGTCTAAAAAGAGAGGTGGTAGGAGGTTGCGAAAGATGAAGGAAAGATTCCAGATGTCTGAGTTGCGGAAGgcacaaaacaaaatggaGTTTGggaaacaagaagaaacagtTACAGATGATTATGGTGAAGAAATAGGTCTTGGTATGAGCAGATCTGGTGGTGGATTGGGTATGGGAAGAATAGGGCAAATACAAGTCAATAAAAATACAGATGCCAGGATGTCGAAAGCTATGGTGGAACGattacaaaaacaaaaacagaaacaacaagaacaagatgCTAGGAAAAGTATTATGGATGAGGATTTTGATAGCATAATTTTAGGTCGTGCTGAtagagaagaacaagaagaagaacaagaagaagccCATGAATCAAGCAACGGAAAGTTTACTGCTGCAACAGTTTCACCAACTGCATCAGGcaccaaaaaagagagtAGATGGTTCACTGGATCATTGAAGCGCAAGAACGAGGATAATCATGTTGTTGGTAATGAGTCACTCGATGGAAACAATAAGCGCCATAAACTAATTTAA
- the VAS1 gene encoding valine--tRNA ligase, with translation MLLSKLLFSTNLGIRRGVVPLAKNYLYPSLVLNLRRNMSDVTKPDETAQVAPAAPTDASATNTQDGEAPRPKTAKELEKERKKAEKLAKFNAKKAKQADSAKAKADEPKKPKKEKKKADATPAPEYIDKTVPGEKKVLASLEDPAFKAYNPKNVESSWYSWWDKSGFFEPELTEDGKIKSEGVFSIPCPPPNVTGALHIGHALTVSIQDTLIRWNRMQGKTTLFIPGFDHAGIATQSVVEKQIWAKEQKTRHDYGREKFVEKVWEWKEEYHSRIKNQFKKLGASYDWSRERFTLNPDLSAAVTEAFVRMHEDGTIYRSLRLVNWSVKLNTAISNLEVDNKNITGRTLLAVPGYDQKIEFGTLTSFSYQVDGSDEKLTVATTRPETIFGDTGVAVHPKDPRYKHLHGKYVLHPFLDRKLPIVTDEEAVDMEFGTGAVKITPAHDQNDYNVGKKNNLEFINIYTDDGLLNENCGPEWQGMKRFDARAKAIEQLKAKGLFVDQKDHEMVIPICSRSGDVIEPLLKPQWYVNQQQMAKDAIAAVKNGEIKITPKSSEQEYFYWLENIQDWCISRQLWWGHRCPVYFVNIEGEEHDRLDNKYWISGRSEEEALQKANEKFAGKKFTLEQDEDVLDTWFSSGLWPISTLGWPNKTKDLELFSPMSMLETGWDILFFWVTRMVLMSLKLTGKVPFKEVFCHSLVRDAQGRKMSKSLGNVIDPLDVVNGISLQGLHDKLLTGNLDPRELKKATEGQKISYPNGIPECGTDALRFALCAYSTGGRDINLDILRVEGYRKFCNKIYQATKFVLGRLGDDYVPPKSASLTGKETLVEKWILDRLSTAAKNTNEALEARNMGDSTNHIYNFWYDLCDVYIENSKSLIQDGTPEQKKSAQDTLYTSIDGALRLIHPYMPFITEEMWQRLPRREGDDTTTISKARYPQHNEEFDNPEAVQAYELVLEITKGARSLLSQYNILKNGQVFVESNNEGIYKIAAEQQDSIVSLIKGVEKISVVKTSDEVPSGCALQAIGPDCTVHVLVKGQIDLDAEIAKVDKKLNVAKDNKKKFDDAISKFTEKTNPSAIESAKQRLEKVVAEIEGYEQTIAILEKLKL, from the coding sequence ATGCTATTGAGCAAGTTACTTTTCTCTACAAACTTAGGTATAAGAAGAGGAGTTGTACCATTAGCAAAGAATTATTTGTACCCATCACTTGTTTTAAATTTGAGGAGAAACATGAGTGACGTGACAAAACCAGATGAGACTGCGCAAGTAGCTCCAGCAGCCCCAACAGATGCTTCTGCCACTAATACACAAGATGGAGAAGCCCCAAGACCCAAGACTGCTAAAgagttggaaaaagaaaggaaaaaagctGAAAAGTTAGCCAAATTCAATGCCAAAAAGGCTAAACAAGCTGATTCTGCAAAGGCAAAAGCAGATGAACCAAAAAAGccaaagaaggaaaagaagaaggcaGATGCCACACCAGCTCCTGAGTATATTGACAAGACTGTGCCgggagaaaagaaggttttAGCATCACTAGAGGATCCAGCATTCAAGGCTTATAACCCCAAAAATGTTGAGAGCTCGTGGTATTCATGGTGGGATAAATCTGGTTTCTTTGAACCTGAATTGACAGAGGATGGAAAAATCAAGTCTGAAGGTGTTTTTTCCATTCCTTGTCCTCCACCAAATGTCACTGGTGCATTACACATTGGACATGCTTTGACTGTTTCCATTCAAGATACCTTGATTAGGTGGAATAGAATGCAAGGTAAGACTACTTTGTTCATCCCAGGTTTTGACCATGCTGGTATTGCCACGCAGTCCGTTGTTGAAAAGCAAATCTGGGCTaaggaacaaaaaacaagacaCGATTATGGCCgtgaaaaatttgttgaaaaagtttgggaatggaaagaagaatatcACAGCAGAATCAAGAATCAATTTAAGAAGTTGGGTGCTTCTTACGATTGGAGCAGAGAAAGATTTACTTTGAACCCTGATTTATCAGCTGCCGTTACTGAGGCATTTGTCAGAATGCACGAGGACGGAACTATTTACAGATCTTTGAGATTGGTTAACTGGTCAGTAAAGTTAAACACTGCTATTTCCAATTTAGAAGTTGATAACAAAAATATCACTGGAAGAACCTTGTTGGCTGTGCCTGGTTATGACCAAAAAATTGAGTTTGGTACCTTGACTTCGTTTTCATACCAAGTTGATGGTTCAGACGAGAAATTGACCGTAGCAACTACGAGACCTGAGACCATTTTTGGTGATACAGGTGTTGCCGTTCATCCTAAGGATCCTAGATACAAGCATTTGCATGGAAAATACGTTTTGCACCCATTCTTAGACAGAAAATTGCCAATTGTTACTGATGAAGAAGCAGTTGATATGGAATTTGGTACTGGTGCTGTCAAGATCACTCCTGCTCATGACCAAAACGATTACAATGTAggtaaaaagaacaacCTTGAGTTTATTAACATTTACACCGATGATGGTTTATTAAATGAAAACTGTGGACCAGAATGGCAAGGTATGAAGAGATTTGATGCCAGAGCTAAGGCTATTGAACAACTCAAGGCGAAGGGACTTTTTGTTGATCAGAAGGACCATGAGATGGTGATTCCAATTTGCTCGAGATCCGGAGATGTTATTGAACCATTATTGAAGCCACAATGGTATGTtaaccaacaacaaatggCCAAGGATGCTATTGCCGCAGTGAAGAATGGTGAAATCAAGATTACCCCAAAATCATCTGAGCAAGAGTACTTTTACTGGTTGGAAAACATCCAGGATTGGTGTATTTCACGTCAGTTGTGGTGGGGTCACAGATGTCCAGTATACTTTGTAAATATCGAAGGTGAAGAACACGACAGATTGGACAACAAATACTGGATTTCCGGTAGATCCGAGGAAGAAGCATTGCAAAAAGCCAATGAGAAATTTGCCGGTAAAAAATTCACTTTGGaacaagatgaagatgtgTTGGATACTTGGTTCTCTTCTGGATTATGGCCTATTTCCACTTTAGGCTGGCCAAACAAGACCAAAGATTTGGAATTGTTTAGCCCCATGTCGATGTTGGAGACTGGATGGGatattttattcttttgggTCACTAGAATGGTTTTGATGTCTTTGAAGTTGACTGGTAAAGTCCCATTTAAGGAAGTCTTTTGTCACTCTTTGGTTAGAGATGCCCAAGGTCGTAAAATGTCCAAATCATTGGGTAATGTTATTGACCCATTGGATGTTGTTAATGGTATTTCCTTGCAAGGATTACATGACAAATTGTTGACCGGTAACTTGGACCCAAGGGAATTGAAGAAGGCCACCGAAGGTCAAAAGATCTCATACCCTAATGGTATTCCAGAATGTGGTACCGATGCATTGAGATTTGCATTGTGTGCTTATTCCACTGGTGGTAGAGATATCAATTTGGATATCTTGAGAGTTGAAGGATACCGTAAATTCTGTAACAAGATTTATCAAGCCACCAAGTTTGTCTTGGGAAGATTGGGCGACGATTATGTGCCACCGAAATCTGCATCCTTAACTGGAAAGGAAACTTTGGTTGAAAAATGGATTTTGGATAGGTTGTCTACTGCCGCAAAGAATACCAACGAGGCTTTGGAAGCACGTAATATGGGTGACTCAACAAATCACATTTACAACTTTTGGTACGACTTGTGTGATGTGTACATTGAAAACTCCAAGTCTTTGATTCAAGATGGAACACCGGAGCAAAAGAAGTCTGCACAAGACACATTATACACTAGTATCGACGGTGCTTTGAGGTTGATCCACCCATATATGCCCTTCATTACTGAAGAAATGTGGCAAAGATTACCAAGACGTGAAGGTGATGATACCACAACGATCTCAAAAGCTAGATACCCACAACATAATGAGGAATTTGACAACCCTGAAGCCGTACAAGCTTATGAGTTGGTTCTTGAAATCACTAAAGGAGCCAGATCCTTGTTGTCGCAATACAACATTCTCAAGAATGGCCAAGTATTTGTCGAATCTAACAATGAAGGTATCTACAAGATTGCTGCAGAACAGCAAGATtctattgtttctttgatCAAGGGTGTTGAGAAGATCTCAGTTGTCAAAACAAGTGATGAAGTTCCTTCGGGATGTGCATTACAAGCTATTGGACCAGACTGTACTGTCCACGTCTTGGTGAAGGGTCAAATTGATTTAGATGCAGAGATTGCCAAGGTTGATAAGAAATTAAACGTTGCCAAGGacaataagaaaaaattcGATGATGCAATCAGTAAATTCACCGAAAAGACCAATCCTAGTGCAATCGAAAGTGCCAAACAAAGATTAGAGAAGGTTGTTGCTGAAATCGAAGGTTACGAGCAAACCATTGCCATTTTGGAGAAGTTAAAACTTTAG